The DNA region CTGGTGCTGGCGGACCCCACGGGCATGCCGGACGTCTGCGCGATCATGATCGGGGCGAACGACGTGACCCACCGGATCCCGGCCACGCAGTCGGTGCGCTGCCTGGGTACGGCGGTCCGCAGGCTGCGTACCGCCGGTGCGGAGGTGGTCGTGGGTACCTGCCCGGACCTGGGCACGATCGAGCCGGTGTACCAGCCGCTGCGGTGGCTGGCCCGCCGGGTGAGCCGCCAGCTGGCGGCCGCGCAGACGATCGGCGCGGTCGACCAGGGCGCCCGGACCGTGTCGCTGGGCGACCTGCTGGGGCCCGAGTTCGAGGCGAACCCGCGGGAGCTGTTCGGTCCGGACAACTACCACCCCTCGGCCGAGGGCTACGCGACCGCGTCGATGGCGATGCTGCCGACGCTGTGCGCCGCGCTGGAGCTGTGGCCGGAGTCGGATCACCTGGACGGGTCGCGGCGCGAGGACATGCTGCCGGTCGCGAAGGCGGCGTCCCAGGCGGCGCGCGAGGCGGGTACGGAGGTCACCGGGGCCCGCGCCCCGTGGGCCCTGCTCAAGCACCGGCGCAGGCGGAGGCTGCCCGCGCACACGGAGCCGGCACGTCACGAGGAGGCGGGCGAGGACCCGCCGCGTCCGCCCGCGTCGGGCGCGACGTGGCGGCCGGCCTGAGGGCTCCGGGCACCCGGGTACGCCCGGGTGCCCGGCGCGTCCGCGACCGTCCCGGCGGGCACCCTCATCAAGCGACTGAGCGGTTGCTTAGAAAAGAGGTCGGCATCACATGGCTTGCCGGGTGACCTGAGCGATACGTGCGGGTAACTTCCAAGTCAGCCCCAGCCTTCCAGCCTTCATTCAGCCCCCAGCCTTCCAGCCTTCCAGCCTTCATGGAGCCGTGTGATGCCCGAAGCCGTGATCGTCTCTACAGCCCGTTCGCCGATCGGCCGGGCCTTCAAGGGGTCCCTCAAGGACCTGCGCGCGGACGACCTGACCGCGACCGTCATCAAGACCGCCCTGGCCAAGGTCCCCGAGCTGGACCCCAAGGACATCGACGACCTGATGCTCGGCTGCGGCCTGCCCGGCGGCGAGCAGGGCAACAACCTGGGCCGCGTCATCGCCGTGCAGATGGGGATGGACCACCTTCCCGGCTGTACGGTCACGCGCTACTGTTCCTCCTCGCTCCAGACCAGCCGCATGGCGCTGCACGCGATCAAGGCCGGTGAGGGCGACGTCTTCATCTCCGCCGGGGTCGAGATGGTCTCCCGCTTCACCAAGGGCAACTCCGACAGCCTGCCGGACACGCACAACCCGTTCTTCGCCGAGGCCGAGGCCCGCACGGCGGCCCGCGCCGAGGAGTCCGGCACCACCTGGAGCGACCCCCGCGGGGAGGGCCTGGTCCCGGACGCGTACATCGCGATGGGGCAGACGGCGGAGAACCTGGCCCGGCTGAAGGGCGTGACCCGCCAGGAGATGGACGAGTTCGGCGTACGGTCGCAGAACCTCGCCGAGGAAGCCCTCAAGAACGGCTTCTGGGAGCGTGAGATCACCCCGGTCACGACCCCGGACGGCACGGTCGTCGCCAAGGACGACGGCCCGCGCGCCGGCGTCACCATGGAGGGCGTACAGGGGCTGAAGCCGGTGTTCCGCCCCGACGGACGCGTCACCGCCGCCAACTGCTGCCCGCTCAACGACGGCGCCGCGGCCCTCGTGATCATGTCCGACACCAAGGCGCGGGAGCTGGGCCTGACCCCGCTGGCCCGGATCGTGTCGACCGGCGTCTCCGGCCTGTCCCCCGAGATCATGGGCTACGGCCCGGTCGAGGCCAGCAAGCAGGCGCTGAAGCGCGCCGGCCTCACCATCGGCGACATCGACCTGGCCGAGATCAACGAGGCGTTCGCCGCCCAGGTCATCCCGTCCTACCGGGACCTCGGACTGCCGTTGGAGAAGGTCAACGTCAACGGCGGCGCCATCGCCGTGGGCCATCCCTTCGGCATGACCGGCGCCCGGATCACCGGCACGCTGATCAACGGCCTCCAGTTCCACGACAAGCAGTTCGGCCTGGAGACCATGTGCGTGGGCGGCGGCCAGGGCATGGCCATGGTCGTCGAGCGGCTGAGCTGACCCCGGCCGGGCGGATCGAAGGCCCCGGCCTTTCCTCGTGGAGGGCGCCTTGAACCGGCTCGATCCCCGAACGTGACCGAATCTCCCCCAGGATGTGACCTGCACCCCGGGGGAGATTCGTTTGTGCAGGTCAGGCCGTTTCCGGGGGGCACCGGCGGGCCCAAAGGCCTGTCCATTTCGTGACGTAATGCACTGACAGTGGGCGTCAGCACAGGCCAAGCTGATGTAGGAAGTCGGGGGTGTCGATCAAAACCGGGAGTACGTCAGTGAGCGCCATGCCTTTTGCCCTGTTGCTGACCACCGCCGCCGCCACGGCCGTCGGCGCCGCCGCACTCCACGCCGCCCACGGTCTGCGGAAGCAGGTCGTCGCCCTGCGCACGGAGCTCGCGGAGGGCCGGGGTGCCCAGGCCCGCGTGCCCGAGCAGCTGAACCGCGACACCGCCGCCTCCGCCGAGGAGATACGCGCGGCGGTGGCCGACGCACTGGCCGAGGAGCGTGAGCGGGAGCTGGCCGAGGCCCGCGCGTTCTGGGCCGCCCAGGAAGCCCGTGACGCCGCCGACGCCCCGTCCCTGCTCGGCGGAATCACCGGCATCGGCGAGGACGCCCCCTTCTTCATGCCCCGGCAGACCGACTTCGCCGGCCTGGAGGCACTGGACCTCGAAGCGTCGGAGGCCATGGAGGAGCTGGTGGAGCTGACGGACCTGTCCGAGTCCGCCGGAACCGTCGAGTTCGCCGAGGACTCGCCCGAACTGGCCGCGGCCCGTCGCCGCCACCCCTCGCACCCGGACTTCGTCCCCGTGCAGACCTCCGTGGTCGCCGACCACGAAGCCACCGTGGACCGCCTGGAACAGCTCGCCGACACCGGCACCGAACTCACCGACGTGCGGCCCGGCCCGCTGGGCACGCTCGATGTGTACGTCTTCGCCGACGGCACCACGCTCTGCCTGACACCGGGGCACCGCGAGACCGCCGAACGCCTCGCCGAATCGCTGCGGGCAGGGGAGCAGCCGGTCCTGCTGGGCGGCTCCGGTGTCTCCGGCGCCTACGCGCTGACCTTCTCGTGCGGCACGGAGAACGTGTACATCCTCGCCGACCGCGTCATCGCCTCGTTCTGACCCGCGGTCATCGCACCGTCCCGGCCCGCGGCGCGACCCGCTCCGGCTGCCGGCAGGCAGGGCCTCGCTCCAGCCACCGGCGGGGCTCAGCGGGCGAAGGCCCGCCGGGCCGCCTCCTCGACACACCGCACGGCCTCGTCCAGATCCTGGGGCGAGGCCGTTTCCAGTGCCACGGCCAGGTCGCGTCCCGCGACGGCGAGCTGGTCGCCGACCGCGAACACCCCCGCGTCCGGCAGGACCCGCGGCTCCCGGTCCGGGGCCTCGATGCGCTGGGCGCGGGCGGCGAGCCGCCGGGCCGTCGTCAGGGCCTCGGCGGCGGCGCCGCGTTGCAGCCGGCTCTGCGGGGCGCTGCGCAGCCGGTCGGCGAACCGCTCCACCGCGGTGATCAGGGGGGTCGTATCGAGCACCCCGCGACCCTACGCGCCGATACCGGGCGGCTTCCAGCCGGTACCGGGGGCCTGGGCATCCGGCACGCCCCCGGACACGCGGACGGCCCGCAGGCTCGATGCCTGCGGGCCGTTCCCTGAGGTGCGTTCCCTACGGGTCAGTCGTCCCCGTTGAGGATGGAGAGCAGGCGCAGCATCTCCAGGTAGATCCAGACCAGGGTCATGGTGAGGCCGAAGGCCGCCAGCCATGCCTCCTCGCGCGGTGCGCCGAAGTTGACGCCGTCCTCGACCTGCTTGAAGTCCAGGGCGAGGAAGCAGGCACCGAGGATGATGCCGATGACACCGAACAGGATGCCGAGGCCGCCGCTGCGGAAGCCCAGGCCCTCGCCCCCGCCGAACACGCTGAACAGCAGGTTGACCATCATCAGGAGCATGAAGCCCATGGCCGCGGCCATCACGAAGCCGTAGAAGCGGCGGGTGACACGGATCCAGCGCATCTTGTACGCGATGAGGACACCGGCGAAGACACACATGGTGCCCATCACCGCCTGCATCACCGTGCCGGGGCCGATGTAGGTGCTGACCGCGCTGGAGATCACCCCGAGGAAGACACCCTCGAAGGCCGCGTACGCGAGGATGACCCCCGGAGACGCCTTGCGCTTGAAGGACTGGACCATCGCCAGGACGAAGGCCACGAGCGCGGCGCCGATGCCGATGCCGTACGACTTGCCGAGGTTGGCCGGGTCGACCGGCAGCAACGCCCAGGCGAGCGCGGCGGTCAGCACCACGGTGCCCAGCGTCATCGCCGTGCGCGTGACGACGTCGTCGATCGTCATCGCACCGGACCGGGCCGGCGCCTGCGGGGCGCCGAACTGGGTGTCCGGCTGTGCGTAGGGGTTGGTCGCGTACGGGTTGGCGGCGCCCTGGGCGTACGGGTTGGCCCCAGCTGCGGCGGCGGCCCCGGCCTGCGGCGCCGCGTTGAAGCCCGCGTGGCCGTTGTCGCGGCTGAACCCCCGTCGCGAGAAGACCGGGTTGCTGCTCCTCATCTCACTCCTCCATGGCCACCCTGCGTGGCCTTGCCACAAGGGTAATGGGTAGGCAAAACAATCACTCTAGTGCCAGAGGAGGATCTTTGAGAGAAATGGGCGGCCGACCCACGGACACGTTTCCCCGCTCCCCTCTCACCCGTGACGCCGTGTCGCATCCCACACCCACGGCACGGCCAGGGTCCGAACCCTCACGACACGACACTGCGGCACGGCAGACACGGCAGACACGGCCTCCGGGGCAGACCGGGCGGTCCGCCGTGATCGGCCACGACGCACTGCGCAGCCGGACCACGCCGTCGGCCGCCTCGTGGTCGCGCAGGTGGCCGGTCGGGGTGCGGCGCACGCGGGCCCGTGCCGTCGCGTCGGCGTGCTCCATGAGATGGCGGCCGGGGCCCGAGCGCCGCCTCCTCCACTCCACCGTCCCCCGAGGTGCGCTGAGGCAGGTGCTCAGCAGGTTCACGGTGTCCATGAGCCACAGAGCCATGACTTCACGCAGGTACCGTGATCGCTCACGCGCAGGCAGCGCCGCGATCTGCCCGACGAGGGTCGAAGCGACCCCCCGGACGATCTGCCGTCCGTCACGCGACGACTGATGCCCGACGGCGAGGAGGAGCGTCCGGCCGGCGAGCTTGGCGACGTCGGGCTCGGGCCCAGCGGCCCGCTGCACGGCCGGGTCGATGAACTGGAGGCCGGAGCCGTGGACGTAGACGTGCTCCGGCTTGAGGTCCCCGTACACCACGGTGTCCCGGCGGGAGGATGCCGTACCGGCCGGCTGGAGCAGCCGCCGCACCGAGTGGCGAAGCAAACCCACGACTTCCTGGCGCTCGTGCTCCGAGAGCCCGGAGTCCCGGCCGAGCCTCCGCAGATAGCCCGGGTCACTCATCGCGCTGAACTTCCGGCGGAAGACTCCGTCGATGGACCGCTCACCGATCGGCGCGACGGCGCGCATGCGCCTCGCTCCGATCGGACCGTGCAGACGCTGACAGCCGTCAAGGCCGCTTCGAGAAGCGCGGCTGTCTCCGCCGGGCGGACCAATATCCCGTCTGCCACGGTCACCCCCTCCACCTTCTGCGTGAGAAGGACACCGCCGTGCAGGCCGAGCGTCTTGCACACCCGGGGGCTCCCGAGCACACCGAGGACGGCCAGGTGTCGCGCCTCCCTCGCGTTCAGCAGGTCGGTGCTACGGACGTAGGCGCGCTGCGCCTCCTGGACCTGCGCCCACGACCCGCCAGCTCCGCGCAGGATGGAGACGAGGGACATCCCCAGCCAGCTGTACTTGGCGATCATCTCCTCGCCGTCCACCCTGACCCGGCAGACGTAGGAGGGATCGGCCCGTCGCGGCAGTCACACAGCATGAGCACCCTCCGTCGACTGACTGCGCTGCTCGCCGAGCAGGCGCAGCAGGCCGGATGGGCGGCCTTCGACGGCGGCCGGACACGTGACGCAGTGGACCTCTACGACGAAAGCCGCGCCGCCGCGCAGGACGCGCAAGACCCCGACCTCTACGGCAACAGCTTGGCGTTCCTCGCCTACAAGACCCTCGCGGATGATCGGCGTACCGCCGTCGCCTTCGCACAGGACTCCTGCGCGACCATCACCACCCGGACGCCATCCACCGTTTGTGCCCTGCTCTACGAGCGGCTGGCCTGGGCCTGTGCTGTCGACGGCCGGCCAGCCGGTACAGAGCGAGCCCTCACCTCCGCCCGCCAGGCCCTTGAGGACGCGCAGGAAGGCGAGCCCCAACCGGACTGGTCCGTCTGGGTCGACCACACCGAACTCGACATCATGACCGGCCGCCGCTGGACCGAACTCCGCCGCCCCCTCCGTGCCGTCCCCGTACTCACCGAGGCACTCTGCCGTTTCTCCGACGGCCACGCCCGCGACAAGGCCCTCTACCTCTCCTGGCTCGCTGACGCCTACCGACCGCCGACGAGGTCGAGCAGGCGGCCGAGACGGCCGGCCGAGCACTCCAGCTCGCCACCGGTGTCGCGTCCGTCCGGCCCCGCCGGCGCATCGCGCCCCTGATCAACCGTCTGCGCCCCCATGCGGGCTCCGGCCCCGTACGCGACCTCATGGGGCAGGTGTACGGCTAGCCGGCCTCCCCCACCGAGTCCTTCACCGAGTCCCTGATCCACTTCAGACATCCGTCGGCGCCCGCGACGAGCGGCACGGCGCTCACCTCGGGGTTGTCCCAGGGGTGGTGCTCCAGGAGGTACGCCTCCAGCTCCGGGTACCGTTCGGCCGTCGTCTTCAGGAGGAGTTGCCACTCCACGCCGATGCCGTACGCGCCCAGGTGCCAGAACACGCTGGTGACCGGGCCGACGACCTGGGCGCCCGCAGCAAGCCGACGCTCAACTGCGGGGCCCGCGAGGGCAACCGCCTGCTGCTGCGCCTCCGTGGCCGTGGATACCTGCACGTATTCATTCATGGCGAGAGCCTGAACAGACGGCCGCCCCGGGGCGGCCGTCACGTCCGCCCCGGGGTTCGCATCGCACACGCACTGTGACCGCGACCATTCACGCCGTGTTCACGTCATGCCTCACGCGGGACGGCACCCGCCGTACCGGCCGTGCCGGTCGTCCGGCCCCCACACCTGCACGTGTGAGTGCCCGGAGCCGGACTCGAACCGGCACGCCCCCGAGGAGGCAGCGAGGTTTAAGCTCGCCGTGTCTGCATTCCACCACCCGGGCGAGGGCGCGCGGCTCTGCTTTAGCACATGACCCTATCCGGGGGCGCACCTCGAACATCGAGCCGTAGCCTCGATGTTGTCTTGTTCTATGGGGCATTTGAGGGGGCGTCAGACGTCGCCGACCCCATCAGCACATGCCCTGACGGGTCGTTGGGAACGAACCACGCCAAACGGGAATGACGTAAAGTCGCCGCACCCGTACGGCGTCTTCGCCAGGTCCGGGCCACCGTTCGCCGGCCCCCGCCACCTCACCGTCCGGCGGAGTCGTTGACGCACCGCAGAACGGGTGCCGTTCCCAGCGCGTCCGGGTCCTCCAGAACCGCCCCCGTGACGTGGAGGACGGCACGCTCCCCGGGCAGCAGGGTGATGAGCATGTCGTCCACCTCCGCCGCCGGGTCCAGCCGGTCGGGGAAGAGCGCGAGGTCCCGGAGCAGGGTCCGGGCGGTCACCGTGACCTGGTATCCGGCCGCCGGATCGTCGCCCTGGGTGACCGTGACGTCGTACCGGGCCGGCGGCAGCGCGAGGCGGGTGTCCTCCTCGTAGAACTCCAGCGTCCGCAGGCCGTCCAGCTCCGCCACCAGCACCTCGCGGGTACCGTCCCCCGGGGTGGCGACGGAGGCGGGCAGGGGTACCCGGGTGACGTCGCGGGGCGCCGTGGAGACCACGGCCTCCTCCTCGGCCAGCACCGTGCCGTCCAGGCCGCGCCGGGTCAGCCGCAGGGTGCCCTCCCAGGTGCCGGGCGCGTCGTTGACGAGGTGCAGCGCGCCGTCGCGTACGGCCATCAGACGGTCCGCGTACACCTGACGCAGCGCGTACCACAGGGGCTTGCGGCGGCCGTCGCCATCCACGGCGGCCCAGGAGACGACCGGCCAGCAGTCGTTGAGCTGCCAGACGATCGCGCCCATGCAGTACGGGGTGTGCGAGCGGAAGTGGCGGATGCCGAAGGCCACGGCCCGGGCCTGGTTGAGCTGGGTGAGCCAGTGCCAGTCGTCGAAGGAGGATGCGTCGGGCAGCGGGAGGTGGTCGCCGAGGCCGCGCAGCAGTTTGGCGTCGCCGTCCTCGGCCTTCTGGTGGTGGGCGACCAGGGGGGCGTCCGGGGCGAGCGGACCGCTCACGGCGCGGCGCAGGGTGGCGTACGCGGGCGGGCCCTGGAAGCCGAACTCCGCGACGAAGCGGTGGGCGGTGTCGGCGTAGTGGCGGTAGTCCACGCGGTTCCACACGTCCCAGAGATGGACGGTGCCCCGGGCGGGGTCCTGCGGGGGCAGCTCGGGGGAACCGGAGTAGGGCGAGCCCGGCCAGTAGGGGCGGGTCGGGTCGGTCTCGGCGCACAGGGCGGGCAGCAGTTCGTGGTAGTAGCCGTACCCCCAGGTGCGGCCGTCCAGCTTCTCCTGCCAGCCCCAGTCGGCGTGGCCCTCCAGGTTCTCGTTGTTGCCGCACCAAAGGACCAGCGAGGGGTGCGGGGCGAGCCGGACCAGATTCTCCCGTACCTCGGCGGCCACCTCGTCGTACAGCGGCTGCTCCTCCGGGTAGGCGGCACAGGCGAACGGGAAGTCCTGCCAGACCAGCAGCCCCTTCTCGTCGCAGAGTTCGTAGAAGTCGTCGCTCTCGTAGAGCCCGCCGCCCCAGACCCGGATCAGGTTGACGTTCGCCGCGAGGGCCTGGTCCAGGCGGTCGGAGACGCGCTGACGGGTGAGGCGGGCCGGGAAGCAGTCGTCGGGGATCCAGTTCACGCCGCGTACGAAGACCGGCTCGTCGTTGACGGAGATCCGGAACGCCTCACGGTCCAGGGTGACGCCCCGGAAGCCGGTCCTGCCGTTCCAGGTGTCCTCGCCGAGGCGGACGGTGACGTCGTACAACGGCTGTTCGCCGTGGCTGTGCGGCCACCAGGGCTCGGCGTCGGGGACCTGGAGGGTGACCGAGACGCGGTGCTCGTCCTGCGAGACGGTGAAGACGGCGCCCGAGCCGGCCACGGCGACCGAGCCCGACAGCTCCGCGAGGCCGTCGTGCTCCACGTCCAGGGTGACGGCCAGGCGCGGCACCCCGGCGTCGTCGAGGTCGCCCAGCACCTTGACGGCGGCGATGCGGTGGCCGGTCCAGGACTCCAGGGCGACCGGGCGCCAGATGCCGGAGGTGACCAGCGTCGGGCCCCAGTCCCAGCCGAAGTTGCAGGCCATCTTGCGGATGAACGCGTACGGCTCGGCGTACGCGCCCGGCCGGTCGCCCAGCTTCTCGCGCAGCGCCTCGGCGTAGGTGTACGGGGCGGTGAAGCGGACCTGGAGCGTGTTGGTGCCCTCACGCAGCAGCGGGCGGACCGGGAAGCGGTAGCTCCGGTGCTGGTTGGCGGTGGAGCCGACCTCGGTGCCGTTGAGCAGGACGGTGGCGACGGTGTCGAGGCCGTCGAAGCACAGGTCGGTGGAGGTGTGCCCGTCCTCGGACCAGTCGAAGTCGGTGCGGTAGGTCCAGTCGGTGCGGCCGATCCAGCCGAGCCGCGTCTCGTTGTCGTCCAGGTAGGGGTCGTCGATCAGTCCGGCGGCCAGCAGGTCGGTGTGGACGCAGCCGGGCACGGTCGCCGGGACGCCCCCGGCCGGGAGCTCCACGGGGACGGGGCCGTCGGCGGTCAGGGTCCAGCCGTCGTGCAGGGGCAGGTGGCGAAGGCTCACGTGAGGTTCCTTCCGCAGTCGGGGAGGTGGGCGCAGGCGACGAAGTGGTCCGGCTCGGTCTCGTACAGATCCACCCCGGATCCGGCCGCCCCGCCCGCGTGGTAGGCGCAGCTTTCCACCGGAGCGGCCTCGGTCCAGGGCTGGTTGAGCCGGGGCACGGCGGCCAGGAGCGTACGGGTGTAGGGGTGCAACGGGTTGCCGAACACCTTCTGGGTGTCTCCGCGTTCCACCACGCGGCCGCCGCGGAGCACCACGGTCTTCTCGGCGAGGTAGGTGCCCAGCGAGAGGTCGTGGGTGATGTAGAGGACGCCCAGACCGCGTTCCTTGAGTCCCGCGAGGAGGTTCAGCACGTCGATGCGGGTGGAGGCGTCGAGCATGCTGGTGATCTCGTCGGCGACCAGGAAGCGCAGGTCGAGCAGGAGCGCGCGGGCGATCAGCAGGCGCTGGAGCTGGCCGCCGCTGAGCTGGTGCGGGTAGCGGCCCAGCACCTGGCCGGGGTCCAGACGTACGTCCCGTACGGCCCGCTCCACGCGGTCGGCCCACTCCTTGTCGCCGACGCCCGGGTGGTAGGCGCGGCGGACGAGGGCGAAGACGCGGTCGGCCTTGAAGACCGGGTTGTAGCAGCTGAAGGGGTCCTGGAAGACGCCCTGGACCCGGCGGTAGAAGTCCTTGCCGGGCCGGACCCGCTCGCCGTCCAGGGTGAGGCTGCCGGAGCTGACCTGGGTGAGGCCGAGCACCATGCGGCCGATGGTGGACTTGCCGCTGCCGCTCTCGCCGATGAGGGAGACGAGTTCGCCGGGGGCCGCCGTGAAGGACACCCGGTCGACGGCGGTGGTGGAGCCGCCGCCGAAGGCACCGGCCCGGAAGGTCTTGGTGACACGGTCGAGGGTGAGCATCAGGCCGCCTTCCAGCATGCGACGGTGTGGCGGGGGGCGATCTCGACGGCGGGCGGGTCCTCGGCACACCGCGCGTCGGCGAGGGGGCAGCGGTCGCGGAAGCGGCATCCGGCCGGCGGGTTCAGCAGGGAGGGCGGGGAACCCTCGATGCCGCTGAGCGGCTTGTCCGTGTACCGGGCGCCCACCTGGGGCAGCGAGCCGATCAGCATCCTGGTGTACGGGTGGCGCGGCTCGGTGGTCAGGACCTTCGTGGGGGCCTTCTCGGCGAGCCTGCCCGCGTACATCACCATGATCGAGTCGGCGATGTGCGAGGTCAGCCCGAGGTCGTGGGTCACGAAGATCATGCTGGTGACCAGGCCCTGGTCGCGCAGTCCGGTGAGGGCGCCGACGACGGCCTGCTGGTTGGAGACGTCCAGGGCCGAGGTGACCTCGTCGGCGACGAGGACGGAGGGGTCCAGGAGGGTGGAGATCACCATGACGGTGCGCTGTTTCATACCGCCGGACAGCTCGATCGGGTAGCGGTCCAGGACATCGGGCTCCAGGCCCACCAGGGCGAGCCTGCGGTGCAGTTCCTCCGTGTCCACGCCCACCCCGCGCGAGGCGAGGAGTTCGCGGATCATGCGGCCGATGCGGCGGGTCGGGTTGAGGGCGCTCATCGAGTACTGCGGGACGAGCGAGATCTTGTGGAAGCGGTAGGCGTTCATCGCGCGGTCGTCGGCGAGCGGCAGCTCGTCGCCGTCCAGGGTGACGGAGCCGCCCGCGTGCCGCATCCGGCCGTCGAGCCGGATCAGGGACTTGCCCAGCGTGGTCTTGCCGCAGCCGGACTCGCCCGCCAGGCCCAGGATCTCGCCGTCCGCGAGGCCGAAGCTGACGCCGTCCAGGGCCCGGACCTCGCCCCGCAGCGTGCGGTAGTGGACCCGCAGGTCGTCGACGGTCAGGGTCATGGGTTCAGGACTCCCTCAGCTTCGGGTTGAAGACCTCGTCGAGGCCGACGTTGGCGACGTAGAGCGCGCCGACGATCGCGGTGATCCCGGCGCCCGGCGGGATGAACCACCACCACATGCCGAGTTGGAGCGCGCTCCACTGCTGGGCGCTCTGGAGCATCAGGCCGAGGGAGACGCCCTCGGTCGGGCCGAGCCCGATGAAGTCCAGCGAGGAGGCGATCAGGATGGATCCGCCGAAGAGCAGGATGAACATCATGAAGAGGTAGGAGCTCATGTTGGGCGCGATCTCGCGGAAGACGATCCGCCAGGTGCCGCTGCCGCTGAGCCGCGCCAGGTCCACGAACTCCCGGGTGCGCAGCGAGAAGGTCTGCGCCCGGATGGCGCGCGCCGCCCACGGCCAGGAGGTGAGCCCGATGAACAGGCCCTGCACGGCGACGCTGCGCACCCCCAGGTACGCGTTGATGATCAGCAGCACCGCGAGGGCGGGGATCACCAGCACGACGTTGGTGAGCATGTTGAGGACCTCGTCCACGAGGCCGCCCCGGTAGCCGGCCAGGAAGCCGACCAGCATGGCGATGACGGCGGCGATCGCCCCGCCGACGACACCGACCAGGAAGGTGGCGCGCAGCCCGTGCACGAACTGCGCGTACACGTCCTGGCCGAAGGTGGTGGTGCCCATCCAGTACGTGCCGTCGGGCGGGGAGGCCTGCGGGCCGACGTACTCGTTGGGGTTGCCGTTGTCGAGCAGCATCGGGCCGACGAGGCCGATCGCGAGCAGGATCACGACGAGGGAGAAGCCGATGAGCAGCTTGGGGTTGCGTACGGCGTAGTGCAGCCACTCGCTGCCGGGCCGGGCCGCCGGGGACGAGGGGGCGGCGGCCGGGGCGGCGGTCTCCGGCGCCGGGTCGGACGGTGTGCTCATGACGTGCCTCCTGCCATGCCCGTACGGGTGCGGGGGTCGACGACGACGTACACGACGTCGATGAGGAAGTTGGCGATCAGCACGCCGATGACGATGAACAGGAACGCGCCCTGGAGCAGGAAGAAGTCCTGGTTCTGGATCGCGGCCAGGATCAGCGAGCCGAGCCCCGGATAGGCGAAGACGATCTCGGTGACGAGCGCTCCGGCGACCAGCACGCCCAGTTGCAGCGCG from Streptomyces sp. NBC_01754 includes:
- a CDS encoding SGNH/GDSL hydrolase family protein — translated: MARRIAAGAAYGGGGVGLVGAATVGLVLAEVQLAKRRVGGGTAPVPPSADGRYGVAFAGPSDPLRFVMLGDSTAAGQGVRRAGQTPGALLASGLAAVAERPVDLRNVALPGARSDDLERQVSLVLADPTGMPDVCAIMIGANDVTHRIPATQSVRCLGTAVRRLRTAGAEVVVGTCPDLGTIEPVYQPLRWLARRVSRQLAAAQTIGAVDQGARTVSLGDLLGPEFEANPRELFGPDNYHPSAEGYATASMAMLPTLCAALELWPESDHLDGSRREDMLPVAKAASQAAREAGTEVTGARAPWALLKHRRRRRLPAHTEPARHEEAGEDPPRPPASGATWRPA
- a CDS encoding acetyl-CoA C-acetyltransferase, with the protein product MPEAVIVSTARSPIGRAFKGSLKDLRADDLTATVIKTALAKVPELDPKDIDDLMLGCGLPGGEQGNNLGRVIAVQMGMDHLPGCTVTRYCSSSLQTSRMALHAIKAGEGDVFISAGVEMVSRFTKGNSDSLPDTHNPFFAEAEARTAARAEESGTTWSDPRGEGLVPDAYIAMGQTAENLARLKGVTRQEMDEFGVRSQNLAEEALKNGFWEREITPVTTPDGTVVAKDDGPRAGVTMEGVQGLKPVFRPDGRVTAANCCPLNDGAAALVIMSDTKARELGLTPLARIVSTGVSGLSPEIMGYGPVEASKQALKRAGLTIGDIDLAEINEAFAAQVIPSYRDLGLPLEKVNVNGGAIAVGHPFGMTGARITGTLINGLQFHDKQFGLETMCVGGGQGMAMVVERLS
- a CDS encoding Bax inhibitor-1/YccA family protein; translation: MRSSNPVFSRRGFSRDNGHAGFNAAPQAGAAAAAGANPYAQGAANPYATNPYAQPDTQFGAPQAPARSGAMTIDDVVTRTAMTLGTVVLTAALAWALLPVDPANLGKSYGIGIGAALVAFVLAMVQSFKRKASPGVILAYAAFEGVFLGVISSAVSTYIGPGTVMQAVMGTMCVFAGVLIAYKMRWIRVTRRFYGFVMAAAMGFMLLMMVNLLFSVFGGGEGLGFRSGGLGILFGVIGIILGACFLALDFKQVEDGVNFGAPREEAWLAAFGLTMTLVWIYLEMLRLLSILNGDD
- the cutA gene encoding divalent-cation tolerance protein CutA produces the protein MNEYVQVSTATEAQQQAVALAGPAVERRLAAGAQVVGPVTSVFWHLGAYGIGVEWQLLLKTTAERYPELEAYLLEHHPWDNPEVSAVPLVAGADGCLKWIRDSVKDSVGEAG
- a CDS encoding glycoside hydrolase family 2 protein yields the protein MSLRHLPLHDGWTLTADGPVPVELPAGGVPATVPGCVHTDLLAAGLIDDPYLDDNETRLGWIGRTDWTYRTDFDWSEDGHTSTDLCFDGLDTVATVLLNGTEVGSTANQHRSYRFPVRPLLREGTNTLQVRFTAPYTYAEALREKLGDRPGAYAEPYAFIRKMACNFGWDWGPTLVTSGIWRPVALESWTGHRIAAVKVLGDLDDAGVPRLAVTLDVEHDGLAELSGSVAVAGSGAVFTVSQDEHRVSVTLQVPDAEPWWPHSHGEQPLYDVTVRLGEDTWNGRTGFRGVTLDREAFRISVNDEPVFVRGVNWIPDDCFPARLTRQRVSDRLDQALAANVNLIRVWGGGLYESDDFYELCDEKGLLVWQDFPFACAAYPEEQPLYDEVAAEVRENLVRLAPHPSLVLWCGNNENLEGHADWGWQEKLDGRTWGYGYYHELLPALCAETDPTRPYWPGSPYSGSPELPPQDPARGTVHLWDVWNRVDYRHYADTAHRFVAEFGFQGPPAYATLRRAVSGPLAPDAPLVAHHQKAEDGDAKLLRGLGDHLPLPDASSFDDWHWLTQLNQARAVAFGIRHFRSHTPYCMGAIVWQLNDCWPVVSWAAVDGDGRRKPLWYALRQVYADRLMAVRDGALHLVNDAPGTWEGTLRLTRRGLDGTVLAEEEAVVSTAPRDVTRVPLPASVATPGDGTREVLVAELDGLRTLEFYEEDTRLALPPARYDVTVTQGDDPAAGYQVTVTARTLLRDLALFPDRLDPAAEVDDMLITLLPGERAVLHVTGAVLEDPDALGTAPVLRCVNDSAGR
- a CDS encoding ATP-binding cassette domain-containing protein translates to MLTLDRVTKTFRAGAFGGGSTTAVDRVSFTAAPGELVSLIGESGSGKSTIGRMVLGLTQVSSGSLTLDGERVRPGKDFYRRVQGVFQDPFSCYNPVFKADRVFALVRRAYHPGVGDKEWADRVERAVRDVRLDPGQVLGRYPHQLSGGQLQRLLIARALLLDLRFLVADEITSMLDASTRIDVLNLLAGLKERGLGVLYITHDLSLGTYLAEKTVVLRGGRVVERGDTQKVFGNPLHPYTRTLLAAVPRLNQPWTEAAPVESCAYHAGGAAGSGVDLYETEPDHFVACAHLPDCGRNLT
- a CDS encoding ABC transporter ATP-binding protein, with translation MTLTVDDLRVHYRTLRGEVRALDGVSFGLADGEILGLAGESGCGKTTLGKSLIRLDGRMRHAGGSVTLDGDELPLADDRAMNAYRFHKISLVPQYSMSALNPTRRIGRMIRELLASRGVGVDTEELHRRLALVGLEPDVLDRYPIELSGGMKQRTVMVISTLLDPSVLVADEVTSALDVSNQQAVVGALTGLRDQGLVTSMIFVTHDLGLTSHIADSIMVMYAGRLAEKAPTKVLTTEPRHPYTRMLIGSLPQVGARYTDKPLSGIEGSPPSLLNPPAGCRFRDRCPLADARCAEDPPAVEIAPRHTVACWKAA